The Pseudomonas cucumis sequence CGAGTGAACCACCGGCAAACTGACGATTGACCACCGGTAGCCCATCGATGAACGCACCCAACGCCACGCCCTGGAAAAACGTTGCGGCGATCGAGCCACCGATGAATGCCTTGTCCCAGAGGTGACGCTTGTCGTCCTTGGCCTTGAAGCGGAACTCAAAGGCCACACCGCGAAAAATCAGCCCGATCAGCATAAAAATCAGCGGCAGGTACAGCGCCGAGAGCACCACCGAATAGGCCAGCGGGAAAGCGCCGAACAATGCCGCACCGCCCAATACCAGCCATGTTTCGTTGCCGTCCCAGACCGGGGCGACGGTGTTCATCATGACGTCACGATCGCTCTTGCCCTTGATGAACGGGAAAAGAATCCCGATCCCCAGGTCGAAACCGTCCATGACCACATACATCATGATGCCGAAGATGATGATCACGGCCCAGATCAGCGGAAGATCAATACCCATGATTCAAATCTCCTTGGTCAGGCTGGGGCTGTTATCAGCTTCGGTGCCATCGTCATCGGCTGCAGACAGCGGACGAGCCGGTGTGCGTTTCTGGCCAGGACCACCTTCGTTGGTTTCCTTGCCTTCGTCGATCTTCGGCCCTTTGCGCACCAGACGCATCATGTAACCAAGACCGGCGCCGAACAGCGCGAAATACACCACAACGAACATGATCAAGGTGATGCTCATCTGCACGAAGCTGTGCCCGGAGGACGCGTCTGCCGTGCGCATCAAGCCGTAGACCACCCACGGTTGACGGCCGATTTCAGTGGTGAACCAGCCGGCGAGGATTGCGATCAGGCCGGACGGGCCCATCCACAACGCCAGGTACAGGAATGGCCGCGAGGTATACATCTTGTCGCTTTTGCGCAGCCACAGGCTCCACAAACCGGTGAAGATCATCAGCATGCCCAGACCAACCATGACCCGGAACGACCAGAAAACGATGGTCGAATTCGGCCGGTCTTCAGGCGGGAACTCCTTGAGCGCCGGCACCTGTTTATCCAGGGAGTGGGTCAGGATGAGGCTGCCCAGGTACGGAATCTCGACCGCGAATTTGGTCCTCTCTTCTTTCATGTCCGGCCAGCCGAACAGGATCAGCGGGGTGGCTTCATCACCGTGGTTTTCCCAGTGACCTTCGATCGCAGCGATTTTCGCCGGCTGATGCTTGAGCGTGTTGAGACCATGGAAGTCACCGATAACTGCCTGAATCGGGGCAACGATCAGCGCCATCCACATCGCCATCGAGAGCATGGTGCGGATCGCCGGGTTGTCCTTGCCGCGCAGCAAGTGCCAGGCCGCCGACGAACCGACGAAGAAGGCAGTCGCAACGAACGCCGCCGTGGACATGTGCAACAGCCGGTAGGGGAACGACGGGTTGAAAATAATCGCCAGCCAGTCCACCGGAATGACTTGGCCATTGACGATTTCGTAACCTTGCGGGGTCTGCATCCAGCTGTTGGAGGCCAGAATCCAGAAGGTCGAAATAAGGGTGCCGATGGCTACCATGACCGTCGAGAAAAAGTGCAGCTTGCGCCCGACCTTATTCCAGCCGAACAGCATGACGCCAAGGAAACCGGCCTCCAGGAAGAAGGCTGTGAGCACTTCATAGGTCAGCAATGGCCCGGTCACCGAACCGGCGAAGTCCGAGAAACGGCTCCAGTTGGTGCCGAACTGATAGGCCATGACCAAACCGGAAACCACGCCCATGCCGAAGTTGACGGCAAAGATCTTCGACCAGAAATGGTACAGATCGCGGTAAGTGTCGTTGTGCGTCTTCAGCCACAGGCCTTCGAGCACCGCCAGGTAACTCGCCAGGCCAATGGTGATGGCCGGGAACAGGATGTGGAACGAAATGGTGAATGCGAACTGAATCCGGGCGAGATCAAGTGCCTCCAAACCGAACATAAGTCTTCCTCTGTCAGGTAATACCGGCTGAAGGCTTGCGGCCTACACCCACTGCCCCCACGGATATGGAGTGTGGCGAATTCGAATTCGTTCTTTTTGTACCATCATCACAAACGTAGGGAGTCTGGCCATCTGGCCGCCGGATCAGTTCCACGAAGGGTCTTGATCTGGATCAAGCAACGTTGAAAGAGTAGTCGCATTTTTGCCGATGGACGGTGTGGTCTTTTGCCGCGTGACAGGTTGCCCCATGGGTTTGGTCATGAGCTGCAATACATTCCCAGTGGCGAGGGATTTAAAGGCTGCGTAGATCGGTGTCTAGCTAACTAAATCTTTCCAATCTGCAACTTCTCGTTACAGGTGGTGATAATCTCGCCCTTCCCCTCCGCCCAGACCTGCCCTCAGATGCCCAGCCAAGCGCCCCTGCTGTTACGTCATCACCGCCCGTTTATCGCGTTCTGGCTGGCTCGGGTGTTTACCGCCAGCGGTTTTCAGATGCTCACGGTGGCAATCGGCTGGAATCTGTATCAACTGACCGGCAACGTGCTCGATCTGGGCTTGGTAGGTTTGGTGGAGTTTGCTCCGCGGGTATTGTTCATGCTGCACACCGGGCATGTCGCGGACCGCTATGACCGGCGCAAGGTCGCGGCGATTTGTCAGTCCCTGCAGGCGCTGATCGCCCTATCGTTGGCCATTGGCAGTGCGACCGACCATGTCACTCGGGAGATGATCTTCATCCTCGCGTTCCTGCTCGGCGCCGCCCGCTCCTTCGAAATGCCGACGACCCAGGCCTTGCTGCCGAGCATCGTGCCAAGCGCGTTGTTCCCCCGCGCGGTTGCCGCTGCGCAATCTGCACAACAATCAGCGACCATCGTCGCCCCGGCGCTGGGCGGTTTGCTCTATGCCTTCGGTAGCGTCTGGGTGTATGGCCCGACGGTGATCCTTTATCTCATCGCTTGTGCGCTGATGCTCAACCTCCCGGCCCGGCAGACACCGCTGAACAAGGGCAAGGCCACCCTGGATTCGCTGCTGGCGGGCATCCGCTTCATTCGCAGTCGCCCGGACATTCTCGGGGCGATTTCCCTGGACCTGTTTGCCGTCCTGCTGGGTGGCGCGACCGCGCTGCTGCCGGTGTTCGCCAAAGATATTCTGCTGACCGGCCCGTGGGGTTTGGGCCTGCTGCGTTCGGCTCCTGCAGTCGGTGCGCTGCTGATGTCACTGTTTCTGGCGCGATTTGCCATAGAGCGAAACGTCGGGCGGGTAATGTTCACGGCCGTGGGTGTATTCGGCGTGGCGACCATCGCTTTCGGCCTGTCGACTTCGTTCTGGTTTTCTCTCGCCGTGCTGGTGGTATTGGGTGCAGCGGACATGATCAGCATGGTGATCCGCGCCTCATTCGTGCAACTGGAAACCCCCGACGAAATGCGCGGCAGGGTCAGCGCTGTGAATGGCTTGTTCATCGGCGCTTCGAATCAGCTCGGCGAGTTCGAGTCCGGCCTGACGGCCCACTGGTTCGGCACGGTGCCGGCAGTGGTGATGGGCGGCATCGGCACGCTGATGGTGACCGGGGCCTGGATCAAACTGTTCCCGACCCTGGCCAACCGTGACCGCATGCATGTGCCGGTGGAAGAGGTCAGGGTATGAGGCAGTCTGTCCAGGGCGCTCTCTAAACCACCAACTCTCCCGCCACTGTCGACCGTGTGGCTTTGCCGCAGAGTTGCTCCACCAGCGTCAGCGCAAACGCCAACGCGGCGCCTGAGCCCTGGGCGGTGATGCAATTGCCATCGACCACCACCGGCTGATCGATGAAGTTACAGCCCGACAGTTGATTGCTGACAGTGGGCAAGCAAGTCATGCGTCGCTGACGCAAAACGCCAAAGGTTTGCAGCGCCAACGCCGGAGATTCGGCAATACCGGCGAACAGACGCCCGGCGGCGGCCTGGTCCTTGATCAATTGTTGCAAGGGTTGGTGGGCCGCCAAATGCTGCGCCCCCACGGCACCGCCAGGCAGCACGATCAGGTCGAAGGGTTGGGCCAGCAAGTCCACCAACATCGCATCGGCCGTGAGACGAGTGCCGCGAGCGCAGGTGAGCATGCGCCGTGCCTCGATGCTGGCCACCACCACTTCCACCTTGGCGCGGCGCAGCACATCGATCAGGGTCACGGTTTGCAGATCGTCGATGCCCTCGGCGAGGGTAATCAGGGCTCTAAAGGTCATGGGCGCGGTCCACAGGATGATCTTTAAAGCGTAGTCAGCTTTCCTGACCCTTGTTCGAGCCCAGCCGTTACTTGATGTAAAGCTGCGTCGACATCGTGTTGCCGGGTGCGTTGATCGAGGTATTGCTGAACGTGAAGGTGCCGTCCTGCTTGCCCGCCAGGTTGAAGATGTACAGATAGCCGACAGTTTTTTTCCCGGCGGAGCACTCGGTCAGGTTGCCGGTATCAAAAGCACAGACAGGGGTTCGGGTGCCGTCCACTTTGAAACCGTCCAGTGCGACATGGGCTTCACGGCCGTAACCGACTTCCAGCACGTAGACTTTGATGTTCGGGCCCTTGTGGTCGCAACGGGTTTGCGCCTGGCCGTCCGCGATATTTTCAAAGCCACAGCCTGGCGATTCGACCTTGAGTACTTTTACCTGACTCAACGGTGGCGCCATGGCCGCAGAGGCTGTTTGCGCTCCGATGAAACAGGTGAGCAGCAGTCCAAATGCCGCCATCACACGCTTATTAATGCAATACATATTTACCCCCCCAAAACAGCGCGCAGTATGGCGCAGTTCCCTTTTGTGCAAAACATCGACGACGATCGCAGCCATAAGCAGCCATAGCCCCACGCTGCTGGTATGATGCGCGGCTTTTTCCGACCCACAGAAAATACCCAGGCGCCTGTAGCGGTCTGTGCTTTGCTGTTGAGGTCGATACATTCACGGCGCCGGGCGCGCCACGGGGAGCAGACATGCTGGAAAGGCTGTTTCAACTCAAGGCACACAACACCAACGTGCGGACCGAGATTCTGGCGGGCGTCACGACCTTTTTGGCCATGGCCTACATTCTGTTCGTCAACCCGAGCATCCTCGGCGAGACCGGCATGGACAAGGGCGCGGTGTTTGTCGCCACCTGCCTGGCAGCCGCCATCGGCTCGGCGACCATGGGCCTGATCGCCAACTACCCGATCGCCCTCGCACCGGGCATGGGCCTGAACGCCTTCTTCACTTACACCGTGGTCCTGCACATGGGCCACACCTGGCAAGTGGCGCTGGGCGCGGTGTTCATCTCGGCGGTGATGTTTTTCCTGCTGTCGATCTTCCGCATCCGCGAATGGATCATCAACAGCATTCCGCTGGCACTACGCTCGGCGATTGCTGCCGGTATCGGCCTGTTTCTGGCACTGATCGCCCTGCACAACGCCGGCATCGTGGTCAGCAACCCGGCGACCATGGTCGGCCTCGGCGACTTGAAGCAACCGGCGCCGATTCTCGCGACCCTCGGTTTTGCCCTGATCGTGGCGCTTGAAGCCCTGAAAGTGCGCGGTGCAGTCCTGATCGGTATTCTGGCAGTGACCATCGTTTCGATCCTGCTGGGCTTCACCCCGTTCGGTGGCGTGATGTCGATGCCGCCGTCCCTGGCCCCGACCTTCCTGCAACTGGACATCAAAGGCGCACTGGACATCGGTCTGGTCAGCGTGATCTTCGCCTTCCTGTTCGTCGACCTGTTCGACAACTCCGGCACCCTGATCGGCGTCGCCAAGCGCGCCGGCCTGATGGGCAAGGACGGCCACATGCCGAAAATGGGCCGCGCCCTGATCGCCGACAGCACCGCGGCCATGGCCGGTTCCTTGCTGGGTACGTCGACCACCACCAGCTACATCGAATCCGCAGCTGGCGTGAGTGCCGGTGGCCGCACCGGCCTGACCGCCATCGTGGTTGCGATTCTGTTCCTGCTGGCGCTGTTCTTCTCGCCATTGGCGGCCAGCGTTCCGGCTTTCGCAACCGCGCCTGCGTTGCTGTTCGTCGCCGTACTGATGACATCCGGCCTGGCCGAAATAGACTGGGACGACATCACCGTCGCCGCACCGGTCGTGGTCACCGCCCTGGCCATGCCATTCACTTATTCCATCGCCAACGGCATCGCCTTCGGTTTCATCTCCTGGACAGCCATCAAGTTGTTGTCCGGTCGCGGCCGTGAGTTGAATTCGGCGCTGGTGATTCTGTCGATTCTGTTCGTGATCAAGTTGGGTTGGTTCAACGCATGACTTTTGATTCCCAGGCTTATGCCGTTCAGCTCGAAGAAAAGGTCACGCGCCTGCGTGATCTGCTAGCCCCGTTCGATGCACCGGAACCAGCGGTGTTTGACTCGCCGCTGAAAAACTTCCGCCTGCGTGCCGAATTCCGTCTGTGGCGCGAAGCCGGCGACCGCCATTACGCGATGTTTTCCCAGGAAGACAAACGCACGCCGATCCTGATCGAAGAGTTCCCGATTGCCAGCCTGCGCATCAACCAATTGATGCCGCAGCTCAAGGCAGCCTGGCAAGCGAGTGCGGCCCTGAGCCACAAACTGTTTCAGGTGGAGTTCCTGACCACACTGGCTGGCGATGCGATGATCACCCTGTGCTATCACCGCCCGCTGGACGAACACTGGCACGCGGCCGCGTCAAAACTGGCAACCGAGCTGAACGTCAGCATCATCGGTCGCTCGAAGGGCAAACGCGAAGTGATCGGTCACGATTACGTGGTCGAGAAGCTCGAAGTGGGCGGCCGCACCTTCAGCTATCGCCAGCCGGAAGGCGCGTTCACCCAACCCAACGGCACGGTGAACCAGAAGATGCTCAACTGGGCGTATGACGCCCTCGGCGATCGTTCCGACGATTTGCTGGAGCTGTATTGCGGCAACGGCAACTTCACCCTGCCGCTCGCGACCCGCGTGCGCAAAGTGCTGGCCACCGAAATCAGCAAGACCTCGGTCAACGCCGCGCTCAGCAACCTGAGCGAAAACGCGGTGGATAACGTCACGCTGGTGCGTTTGTCGGCCGAAGAACTGACCGAAGCCCTGAACGAAGTTCGCCCGTTCCGCCGCCTGCACGGCATCGACCTCAAGAGCTACGAATTCGGTAGCGTGTTCGTCGACCCGCCCCGCGCCGGCATGGACCCGAACACTTGCGAACTGACCCGGCGCTTCGACAACATCCTCTACATTTCCTGCAACCCGGAAACCCTCGCGGCCAACGTCGCCCAACTGCACGACACTCACCGCATCACTCAATGCGCGATGTTCGACCAGTTTCCGTGGACCCATCACATGGAATCCGGGGTGTTGTTGACCCGTCGTTGATTGCAGACCCCATATACAAATCAGCCGTCCACAGGACGGCTTTTTTGTGGGCGATTGAAACGCCCTGTATTTATGCGCTCTTATTTGATAAGTACAGACTCAGACACTTCATTTGATTCCCGGTGTAATCAATCATGCAGCGACATTTCGACGATCTCCAGCTGGGCAGCATCGAACTGTTTTGCCTGGCCGCCGAAGCCGGCAGTTTTACCGCAGCCGCCCTGGTGGCAGGCGTGACCCCGGCCGCCGTCAGCCGCTCGGTGTCGCGCATGGAAGAGCGTTTGGGTGTGCGGCTGTTTGCGCGCACCACCCGCAGCGTCAAGCTGACTGACAGTGGTCGGCGTTATTTCGAGGAGTGTCGCGAGGCGCTCGCACAATTGGTCGAGGCCCAGCGCGAGGTAATGGGGCAGCAGCAAGAACCTTCCGGCACTTTGCGTATCAGTATTCCCACGACCTATGCCCATCATCGAATCCTGCCCTTGCTACCTGCGTTTCGGGCTCTCTTTCCTGCCGTGAAGGTCGAGGCGCACATCAGCAATCGCAACATTGATTTCGTCGGCGAAGGCTATGACATGGCGATCCGTGTGCGGGCCATTCCCGACTCCGGGCTGATCGCACGGCCATTGGAAGACGCCGCGCTGGTGATGATTGCCAGCCCTGATTACCTGAAGCGCGCCGGCACCCCGAAGACCCTGGATGACTTGGCTCAGCACGAATGCATTCAGTACGAACTGCCCAGCAGCGGACGGCGGATTGCCTGGCTGTTCAATGACAACGGCGTGCCGTTGGAGATTCTCGCCGAGGGCAACTATTGCTGTTCCGATGACGTCTTGGGCGGCGTGACGCTGGCAAAAAGCGGCGCCGGAATCTTTCAAACCTATCGCTTCATCGTCGAAAAGGAACTGGCGGACGGTTCGCTGGTGGAAGTGCTCAAACCCTATGGCGGACGCTCCCGCCCTTTCACGCTGCTGTACCCGCAAAGTCGCCATGTGCCGTTGCGGTTAAGAGCGTTTATCGATTTTCTGGTTGAGCAGCTGCCGCGCTGATTTGTCCGATTACCGCACAAATAATCCGGCCCTTCCGCCCTCTTCAATTGACCTTGTTAACCAGTTAGTACAATTTCTCCCCACAGGCTGAAACCTTCGGCCAATGCCAAAAATAATATGTGGAGAGACTCGATGTCCCCTATCGTTCTGGTGCTCAACGGCCCGAACCTGAACCTGCTGGGCACCCGTGAACCGGCGACTTATGGCCACGAAACCCTGGCGGACATTTCCGCGCTGTGCGGTCGCGCTGCCGAAGAGTTCGGCCTGACTGTGGAATTTCGCCAGACCAACCATGAAGGCGAATTGCTCGACTGGATTCACGCCGCCCGTGGCCGTTGCGCCGGGATCGTCATCAACCCGGCCGCCTGGACTCACACCTCGGTGGCCATTCGCGATGCCCTGGTCGCCAGCGAACTGCCGGTGATTGAAGTACACCTGTCCAACGTCCATGCCCGCGAACCCTTCCGGCATCACTCCTTTGTTTCGTCCATCGCCACGGCGGTCATGTGCGGTTTCGGCAGCCACGGCTATCGTTTGGCGCTGGAGCATTTCAGCCAACGTTTGGAAGGTTAAGCGTCATGACACAGAACACCGTGGTATTGGCCGGGCTGATCGGTGCCGGCATCCAGGCTTCCCGCACCCCCGCGCTGCACGAGCATGAAGGCGATGCGCAGGGTTTGCGTTACCTGTATCGGCTGATCGATCTGGATCAATTGAAACTCGACAGCAGCGCCCTGCCCGACCTGCTGATGGCCGCCGAACGGATGAATTTCACCGGGCTGAACATCACCTTCCCGTGCAAGCAGACAATCATCCCGTTGCTTGACGAATTATCGCCGGAGGCACGCGGTATTGGCGCAGTGAATACGGTGGTGCTGAAGGACGGTAAACGCATCGGCCACAACACCGATTGCCTGGGTTTTGCCGAAGGATTTCGCCGAGGCCTGCAGGGCGTTGCCCTTGAGCGCGTGGTGCAAATGGGCGCTGGTGGCGCAGGCGCGGCAGTGGCCCACGCGCTATTGAGCGAAGGCGTACAGCTGCTGAGCATTTTCGATGTAGATCAAAGTCGCGCTCAGTCGCTGGCGAACAACCTCAATCAGCATTTTGGTTTCGGTCGCGCCGTGGCCGGGCATGATTTGCCAGGCACGCTGAGTCAGGCTGACGGCCTGGTAAATACCACGCCGATGGGTATGAAAAAATTGCCGGGCACACCGGTGCCGGTGGAGCTGCTTCGGGCGCAGTTGTGGGTTGCGGAGATCGTTTACTTTCCGCTGGAAACCGAACTGCTGCGCAACGCTCGCGCGCTGGGCTGCCGAACCCTGGATGGCGGCAACATGGCGGTGTTCCAGGCGGTGAAGGCGTTTGAGCTGTTCAGCGGCGTGGTGCCGGATGCCCAGCGGATGCTGGCGCATTTTCAGAGCATGAATGGTTGAAAAGTCTTCGCGGGCAAGTCGGATCGCCGCACCGCTCGCTCCTACACAGGTCGCGTGATCTGCAGGAGCGAGCGGTGCGGCGATCCGACTTGCCCGCGAAGACGTCAGGCCTGCAAATACCGCAAAACCGACTCGCAGATCATCCCCCGATGACGCTGCTTGATGCTTTCTTCCGGCAAGTCGATCTGAAAGATCTCACTCAAGGTATGACGGTTCGACACGCGATAGAAGCAAAACGAGCTGATCAGCAGATGCACATCCAGCGGATCGAGACCGCTGCGGAATACACCCTCTGCAGCCCCGCGCCGCAAAATCTCGCCCAGTGAATCGAGGATGGTGTTGTTCATCGCCTTGATCGCATCGGAGCGCTTCACATACTCGGCGTTATGAATGTTCTCGATGCTGACGATACGCACGAAATCGACATTGCGATCATGGTGATCGAAGGTGAACTCCACTAGGCGACGAATCGCTTCCACCGGCGCCAGTTCGGTCAGGTGCAATCGGTTTTCGGTGCTGCGAATATCCCCGTAGAGTTTCTCCAGCACCTCGACGTAGAGCTGTTCCTTACTGCCGAAGTAGTAATAGATCATGCGTTTGGAGGTGTGGATGCGCTCGGCGATCGCGTCGACGCGCGCACCGGAAAGCCCCTGCTGAACGAACTCGACAATGGCCTCTTGAAGGATGTTCTCGCGGGTCTTTTCCGGGTTGTTCTTGCGACTCTTGCGAGGCTCGGCAATTGGCTTTTCGGGCGCTACAGAGAGTTCTGAAATTATTGTCATTGCGGGCTCACGGCCATCACTGCACAAGCTGGCGATTATGGGCTGCCGCGCACAGTGAAGGAAGTCGCGAGGCAGCAGTTTTGTACCCGTGTTTACGATTTTCCTACAACTTTGCCTGACGTACGCCACCACTTCGCGATTTGGCCATGGCCGCCAGTCGCACTGCCACGTTGGCCGCGCCGTAACCCGCGTAGCCGTTTTTGCGCTGGATTATTTCAAAGAAGAACCGCCCTTCGAACGGTTCGGTGTACACATGAAACAGCTCACCGCCCTGAGCATCGCGGTCGTAGAGCACGTTGAAATAGGCCAGCTCGCTGAGGAACTCATCGTCGAAATCGAACCGCGCGGCGAGGTCATCATAGTAGTTGAGTGGGATATCCAGCAGCGGCACGCCTGCCTCCTTGGCGCGGCTGACTTCGGCAAAGATGTCGTCGCAATCGAAAGCGATGTGATGCACGCCGGAACCGCGATAACTCGACAGTGCGTGTGAGATGGCGGTGTTGCGGTTTTCGGAAATGTTCAGCGGCAGGCGGATCGAACTGCAACGGCTGCGCAATGCACGGCTCTTCACCAAACCATACGGGTCGGGCAACACCACTTCATCGTCGGCTTCGAAATCCAGCAGGCTTTTATAGAACAGCACCCAGCTATCAAGGCTGTCGGCCGGCAGCGCCATCGCCATATGGTCGATGCGTTTGAGGCCACCGCTGGCCACGGCCGTCGGTTGCAGGTTGAAATCGGTGCCGTAGACGTCGGCGTCCTTGTCCACCAGGTAAATCAGACTGCCATCCGGCGCACGCACCGCTGCCAGCTCAAGCTCATTGGGGCCTACCAGTCCGCGATAGGGCTGGCCTTTGTACGCAATGGCACGGGCCAGCGCACTGGCGCTGTCCTTCACCCGCACGGCGGTGGCGCACAGCGACGGGCCGTGCGCCTCGAAAAAACTGTGGGCGAAAGAGTAAGGCTCGGTGTTGAGGATCAGATTGATATCGCCCTGACGCAACAGGCTGACACTCTTGGAACGGTGTTGCCCGGCCTTGACGAAACCCAGCCGCTCCAGCCAATGGGACAGCTTGGCACCGAGGCTTTCGTCCACTGCGAATTCAAGGAACTCGATGCCGTTGTATTCGCTCGCATTTGGGGTGTCGAACAAAATGTCGCGATTGGTCGGGGGCGTGGCTTCCTGTTCCAGACGTTGGCGGGTTTTCTCTTCCAGATACAGCAACGAACGCAAACCGTCGGCAGCGTTGGCCCGTGGCGGTGCGGCGCGGAAGCCATCGTTGAAGATCTCCAGCGACAGCGGCCCGGTGTAGCCACTCTTGATGATCGGCGCGAGAAACCCCGGCAGATCAAATTCGCCCTGGCCCGGGAAGCAGCGGAAGTGTCGGCTCCACTCCAGCACATCCATGGCCAGGATAGGCGCGTCGGCCATTTGCACGAAGAAGATTTTGTCGCCGGGAATCTCGGCGATGGCACTCGGGTCGCCCTTGAGCGACAGCGTATGAAAACTGTCCAGCAACACGCCGAGGCTCGGATGATCGGCTTGGCGAACGATGTTCCACACCTGTTGCCAAGTGTTCACATGCCGGCCCCAGGCCAGCGCTTCATAGCCGATCCGCAGGCCACGAAGGCTGGCCCGCTCTGCGAGCTGGTGCAAATCATCAACCAGAATCTGCTCATCACCGATGGAATCGGCCGAGGCGTTGCTGCAGACCAACACCAGATCAGTGCCCAGTTCCTGCATCAAATCGAACTTGCGCTCGGCCCGCTCCAGATTACGTGGCAGGCGATCGCGGCGGCAACCTTCGAAATCCCGAAAGGGTTGAAACAGCGTGATGGCGATCCCCAGATCGGCGCACATCTGTTTGATTTCGCGCGGGCTGCCGTCGTAGTAAAGCAGGTCGTTTT is a genomic window containing:
- the aroQ gene encoding type II 3-dehydroquinate dehydratase, whose translation is MSPIVLVLNGPNLNLLGTREPATYGHETLADISALCGRAAEEFGLTVEFRQTNHEGELLDWIHAARGRCAGIVINPAAWTHTSVAIRDALVASELPVIEVHLSNVHAREPFRHHSFVSSIATAVMCGFGSHGYRLALEHFSQRLEG
- a CDS encoding MFS transporter, producing the protein MPSQAPLLLRHHRPFIAFWLARVFTASGFQMLTVAIGWNLYQLTGNVLDLGLVGLVEFAPRVLFMLHTGHVADRYDRRKVAAICQSLQALIALSLAIGSATDHVTREMIFILAFLLGAARSFEMPTTQALLPSIVPSALFPRAVAAAQSAQQSATIVAPALGGLLYAFGSVWVYGPTVILYLIACALMLNLPARQTPLNKGKATLDSLLAGIRFIRSRPDILGAISLDLFAVLLGGATALLPVFAKDILLTGPWGLGLLRSAPAVGALLMSLFLARFAIERNVGRVMFTAVGVFGVATIAFGLSTSFWFSLAVLVVLGAADMISMVIRASFVQLETPDEMRGRVSAVNGLFIGASNQLGEFESGLTAHWFGTVPAVVMGGIGTLMVTGAWIKLFPTLANRDRMHVPVEEVRV
- the trmA gene encoding tRNA (uridine(54)-C5)-methyltransferase TrmA — protein: MTFDSQAYAVQLEEKVTRLRDLLAPFDAPEPAVFDSPLKNFRLRAEFRLWREAGDRHYAMFSQEDKRTPILIEEFPIASLRINQLMPQLKAAWQASAALSHKLFQVEFLTTLAGDAMITLCYHRPLDEHWHAAASKLATELNVSIIGRSKGKREVIGHDYVVEKLEVGGRTFSYRQPEGAFTQPNGTVNQKMLNWAYDALGDRSDDLLELYCGNGNFTLPLATRVRKVLATEISKTSVNAALSNLSENAVDNVTLVRLSAEELTEALNEVRPFRRLHGIDLKSYEFGSVFVDPPRAGMDPNTCELTRRFDNILYISCNPETLAANVAQLHDTHRITQCAMFDQFPWTHHMESGVLLTRR
- a CDS encoding shikimate dehydrogenase; the protein is MTQNTVVLAGLIGAGIQASRTPALHEHEGDAQGLRYLYRLIDLDQLKLDSSALPDLLMAAERMNFTGLNITFPCKQTIIPLLDELSPEARGIGAVNTVVLKDGKRIGHNTDCLGFAEGFRRGLQGVALERVVQMGAGGAGAAVAHALLSEGVQLLSIFDVDQSRAQSLANNLNQHFGFGRAVAGHDLPGTLSQADGLVNTTPMGMKKLPGTPVPVELLRAQLWVAEIVYFPLETELLRNARALGCRTLDGGNMAVFQAVKAFELFSGVVPDAQRMLAHFQSMNG
- a CDS encoding LysR family transcriptional regulator, which translates into the protein MQRHFDDLQLGSIELFCLAAEAGSFTAAALVAGVTPAAVSRSVSRMEERLGVRLFARTTRSVKLTDSGRRYFEECREALAQLVEAQREVMGQQQEPSGTLRISIPTTYAHHRILPLLPAFRALFPAVKVEAHISNRNIDFVGEGYDMAIRVRAIPDSGLIARPLEDAALVMIASPDYLKRAGTPKTLDDLAQHECIQYELPSSGRRIAWLFNDNGVPLEILAEGNYCCSDDVLGGVTLAKSGAGIFQTYRFIVEKELADGSLVEVLKPYGGRSRPFTLLYPQSRHVPLRLRAFIDFLVEQLPR
- a CDS encoding DJ-1 family glyoxalase III, whose product is MTFRALITLAEGIDDLQTVTLIDVLRRAKVEVVVASIEARRMLTCARGTRLTADAMLVDLLAQPFDLIVLPGGAVGAQHLAAHQPLQQLIKDQAAAGRLFAGIAESPALALQTFGVLRQRRMTCLPTVSNQLSGCNFIDQPVVVDGNCITAQGSGAALAFALTLVEQLCGKATRSTVAGELVV
- a CDS encoding NCS2 family permease, translated to MLERLFQLKAHNTNVRTEILAGVTTFLAMAYILFVNPSILGETGMDKGAVFVATCLAAAIGSATMGLIANYPIALAPGMGLNAFFTYTVVLHMGHTWQVALGAVFISAVMFFLLSIFRIREWIINSIPLALRSAIAAGIGLFLALIALHNAGIVVSNPATMVGLGDLKQPAPILATLGFALIVALEALKVRGAVLIGILAVTIVSILLGFTPFGGVMSMPPSLAPTFLQLDIKGALDIGLVSVIFAFLFVDLFDNSGTLIGVAKRAGLMGKDGHMPKMGRALIADSTAAMAGSLLGTSTTTSYIESAAGVSAGGRTGLTAIVVAILFLLALFFSPLAASVPAFATAPALLFVAVLMTSGLAEIDWDDITVAAPVVVTALAMPFTYSIANGIAFGFISWTAIKLLSGRGRELNSALVILSILFVIKLGWFNA
- a CDS encoding TetR/AcrR family transcriptional regulator; this encodes MTIISELSVAPEKPIAEPRKSRKNNPEKTRENILQEAIVEFVQQGLSGARVDAIAERIHTSKRMIYYYFGSKEQLYVEVLEKLYGDIRSTENRLHLTELAPVEAIRRLVEFTFDHHDRNVDFVRIVSIENIHNAEYVKRSDAIKAMNNTILDSLGEILRRGAAEGVFRSGLDPLDVHLLISSFCFYRVSNRHTLSEIFQIDLPEESIKQRHRGMICESVLRYLQA
- a CDS encoding cytochrome ubiquinol oxidase subunit I; the encoded protein is MFGLEALDLARIQFAFTISFHILFPAITIGLASYLAVLEGLWLKTHNDTYRDLYHFWSKIFAVNFGMGVVSGLVMAYQFGTNWSRFSDFAGSVTGPLLTYEVLTAFFLEAGFLGVMLFGWNKVGRKLHFFSTVMVAIGTLISTFWILASNSWMQTPQGYEIVNGQVIPVDWLAIIFNPSFPYRLLHMSTAAFVATAFFVGSSAAWHLLRGKDNPAIRTMLSMAMWMALIVAPIQAVIGDFHGLNTLKHQPAKIAAIEGHWENHGDEATPLILFGWPDMKEERTKFAVEIPYLGSLILTHSLDKQVPALKEFPPEDRPNSTIVFWSFRVMVGLGMLMIFTGLWSLWLRKSDKMYTSRPFLYLALWMGPSGLIAILAGWFTTEIGRQPWVVYGLMRTADASSGHSFVQMSITLIMFVVVYFALFGAGLGYMMRLVRKGPKIDEGKETNEGGPGQKRTPARPLSAADDDGTEADNSPSLTKEI
- a CDS encoding DUF4879 domain-containing protein; this encodes MYCINKRVMAAFGLLLTCFIGAQTASAAMAPPLSQVKVLKVESPGCGFENIADGQAQTRCDHKGPNIKVYVLEVGYGREAHVALDGFKVDGTRTPVCAFDTGNLTECSAGKKTVGYLYIFNLAGKQDGTFTFSNTSINAPGNTMSTQLYIK